Within Sphingobium sp. SCG-1, the genomic segment CCAATTCCTCACGATCAAAGCTGTCGAACAAAGATCGTTCGAGCGCCAGCGCCCTTGGCGCTACATCGGCGTAGAGTGCTCGGCCCGCATCCGTCAGCACCAGAAGATGGGAACGCTTGTCCGCCGGATTAGGCACGCGCTCTACAAGATCGCGGCTTACCAGTGCAATTGCTGCGCGGCTTACCGTCACCTTGTCCATACGTGAACGCTGGCTGATGGTCTGCTGTGTCACGCCTTCACTCTCCGCCACGATCGCGATCATCCGCCACTCAGGGATCTTAAGCCCGAAGAGTTTGTCGTAGCTATGCGCGACAACGTCGCTGACGAGGTTTGATGTGTAAGAGAGCCGATAGGGAACGAAATTGTCGAGCTTCAGGGAAGTGGCCATTCTTTACTGGTAGCAGCCACGCTAGCGTGAACAAGTGCAGATCAGGACTTGGCACTTAGCGTTCCCCTAGGGAAAGCTAGGTTCTACAAAAAACCTCAATTTTTCTATGGTTCCATATATTGTCATAGGCATGCCTCTGTGATTTGGGGACCCAAATCCGGAGGACTGCATTATGAGCTACGTTGCCCCTACTGCCGAACAGAAATTCCTGCTCAAACATATCGTCGGCATCGACGCACTGGCGCAGAATGCGCGCTATTCAGGCGCTGACGCCGACACCGTGGAGGCAATTGTCGAGGGCATAGGCGAATTCGCGGCCTCGGAATATGCGCCGCTCGCCAAAATCGGCGACACGGTGGGTGCCCGTTGGAATGACGGTGTAGTGACGTTGCCGCAGGGGTTCCGGGATGCCTATCAGGCTTTCGTAGCAAATGGCTGGGGCACCATCGACGGCCCAACGGAATTTGGCGGGCAGGGTCTACCCTTTGCTCTTACTACGGTGGTAATGGAGGATTTAGGCAGCGCCAATCTCGGCTTCTCGTTAATCAACATGCTGACCATGGGCGCCGTCGAAGCGCTGGACCATCATGGATCTCCGGAGCAGCAGGCGAAGTGGCTGCCAAAGATCATCACAGGCGAATGGCCAGGCACGATGAACCTGACCGAACCGCAAGCTGGCTCTGATGTCGGCGCGCTTCGCACTACGGCCACGCCAGTGGGCGACGGCACCTTTAAGATCAAGGGACAGAAAATCTACATCACCTTTGGCGAGCACGACCTTGCCGATAATATTGTTCATCTGGTTCTCGCCCGGACCCCAGGGGCGGCTCCGGGAACCAAGGGCATTTCCCTGTTCGTGGTACCCAAGCTCCGGCTGGATGAGCAGGGCAATCCCAGCGCTTTCAACGACGTACGCTGCGTGTCGATAGAGCACAAATTGGGTATCCACGCTTCGCCTACTTGCGTGCTTTCCTTCGGCGATAATGACGATTGCATCGGTGAATTGGTGGGAGCCGAAGGGGCGGGCATGCGTGCGATGTTCACGATGATGAACAATGCGCGGCTGAACGTCGGCAGTCAGGGTGTGCAGGCGTCGGAAGCCGCAACCCAGATGGCGCTGGCCTACGCTCGCGAGCGCGTCCAGACGCCGCGCGCGGATGGCAGTTCTGGCACGTCACCTGTTCCGATCATCGAACATCCCGATGTTCGCCGTATGCTGCTCCGGATGATCGCGCAGACTCAGGCGGCGCGAGCGCTGATCTATTATGCTGCGGGCCAAGTCGATCGCGCCCGCACCGGGGATGCTGCCGCAAAAGCCCGCCTGGATCTGGTAACGCCGCTCGCGAAGGCGCACGGCACCGATGTCGGCTGCGAGGTGGCTTCTCTTGGCGTTCAGGTACATGGCGGAATGGGCTTTATCGAAGAAACAGGCGCAGCCCGACATTATCGCGATGTGCGGATCACCCCGATCTATGAAGGCACCAACGGCATTCAGGCGGCCGATCTCGTCGGGCGGAAGCTTGGCGGCGACAGCGGTGCCGCCTTGCGCGCATTGATCGCCGACATTCGCGGGGAAGCTCGCGATGCCGAACTGCTGAAGTTGGCTGATGAGGTTGAGCAAATAGCGGAATGGATGCTGACCGAGGCTTCGGTCAACGATCGTTTGGCAGGCAGCTATCCGTTTCTGACGATGCTATCGACGCTTACATGCGGCTGGCTGATGGAGCGCCAGCAGCGCATCGCTGGCGAAATGCTGACCAATGGGGAAGGCGATCCCGACTTCCTGAAGGGCAAACAGGGCGCTTCGGACTTCTACTTCAAGTGCATAGTGCCCGAAGCGCGGGGGCTTTATTCAGCAGCCAAGGCAGGATCGGCGCTCCTTTACGAAACGGCACTTTAAATAGTCGGGCGCGGCTTCCTGCCGCGCCCCGCATTTTCAGGTAGGCGTATTAATCGCAGCAGGGCTGGCTCCAGCCGTACGCTGCGCTTGCTGATCTACCCAGACGTTCCAGAAGTTCGCGACAGTGGCCCAGCTACCTGTCGCCTGCGCCAAAGATGCCTTCGCACCAGGCAGATCGCCTGATCGCGCCAAGGCGATGCCCAGTCTCGTGCTGACTCGCGCCATGTCCACACCGCCTTTGCTCAGTGCAAGGCGGTATTGCGTCACCGCCTGAGGAAACTGACTCAGCGAGAAGTACGCGTCACCAGCGTTCGAAGCGGAGGTGCCGTCTTTGGCCGTCTCCGCTTTCTTCACGAGCGCGGGCAGGGCGGCGATATTCTTCTTCGCCTTGACGGAGATCGATTTCACGAGCGCTGCAGTGACAGCCTCTGTCGACGTCAGCTTCCCGCTCGTCCGCGCCGCTTCGATAACGGCCATCGCCTCCGCTTCATACCCATTGCGCGAAGCCAGCGTCGCGTAAGCCTGTACATCGCGTTCGCTGGCGATAGCGCCCGTGGCCGATTGCAGCCGGTAAAGATCAAGCTGAACTTGAGGGTCGAGACCCGGAGCCGCTTCGAAATTAATCAGACCAGAGCGCCAGTTACCGGGCGTCGGATAGAGCGCCAATTTCTGCTGGCTCCACTTTGCGACATCAGCCCATTTGCCCGCCTGATAGGACATGGCGATGGCGCGATCAAACCATGCTTCAGGAACGGGCTTGCCGCTCGCCCGCTGTTCCGTCACGGCCTGCTCTAGCAATGCCAGACCTTCTGTCGACTTCTTCTTCTTGATATTGGCATCGGCCAGCAGGACCGTAGTTTCTACAGGAGCATAACCAAGTTGCCGCGCATAATTGACTTGCGCAATGGCGTCGCCCTGCTCGCCCAGGTAGTAAGAGTAGTAGCCCGCGAGATACCGCAGATATGGAACCTGCGCCTCGGGCGTTGCACCGCTTTCGAGCATGTCAGTCAAAGCGCGGCGGATCGCCTGTGGATCGCTGCGGCGCGATGCATAATCATATTTCAGCGATCCCGCGATGTACTTTTCGAGCGGAGTAGCAGGTTGAAGGGTGGTTATTTGCGCATTGGCGGTATTCACGTCTCCGCTGTCCAACGCCGCTCTCGCCGCGCGAGATGCGGCACGGAACGTGTCAGACAAAGTAATTTCGGTTGGTGGATCCTTGGGCTTTGCTACGGCCGGCGAAGCCATCGCTACCGTCAATCCGACCGCTGATCCTGCTGCTATTATGTTTTGAACGACATCAATGCGACCGAAGCGCATATTCTCTCCATTGATCTTGCGGGCCGCATAAGCGTGCCAATGGGAATGCGCTATAGGCTGGATCGCGCCAATACAAGCGCTTGTCGATCAATTGCTTAGTTATGTTGATCCGAAAAAAAGGCGGCGCATTCCTGCGCCGCCTCGGTCGATGATTTACGCAGCCGCTTTCTTCGATAGCCACAACAGCCAGAACTGGGCGATCTCTTTGCGCGCGCCCGTGTTCACCTGCTCGAACGCCGCCTTTGCGCCTGCGGTGTCCCCGGACATGGCAAGGGTTATGCCAAGGCGCGTGTTGACCTCACCGGCGTCTACTGAGCCCTTCTGCAAAGCAACCTTATAGAGTTCGGCGGCCTTCGCATATTCGCCGTAACCCTGATAAGCGCCAGCGGTGAACGCGGCGGTCCGGCCATTTGCCGCCTTCGACGCGTCTGCCGCCGCAGAGGTTAGGGACGCTTTGTCAGACGTCATCTTGCCGGTAGCCTGCGTGTAGAAGTCGTTGAGCTTTCCGGCAGGCAGCTTACCATTGGAACGACCCTGATCGATTACCGACTTCACTTCGCCGAACAATGCCAGCTTGGATGCCGTATCGGCATATTCGGCATAGTCATATTCGCTCTGCAACGCGCCGGTCTGGTACATGAGGCGCATTACATCCAAGTTCTCACCTGCGGTCAGTGAGCGGTTGCGATCCTGGAACGTGCGCAACAACTGACGCCAGTTCTCGCCGGTCGGATTGGTTTCAACCTGAAGCATCGCCCACTGCGGCGCATCCGGAGCGCCGGCCGTGTAGGCCATGGAGAACCCGCGGCTCAACCATGCAGCAGGCACTGGCCGTCCCGCAGCCTTCTCCAATTCGATAGCTTTCTTAAGAGGCGTTAATCCCTGGAGCGCTACTGGCTTCGCAGCAGCCGAGAGTTGTCCCGTATTACCGCTCAGTGCGATGGCCTTCTGGAAGTTGGCTTCAGCCAGCAGAAGGTTGGAATTGCTGCCGTCATAGTTCGCTTCCGCCGCTTTCTGCAGATAGGTTATCGCGTCATCGTAGTCCTTCTGGTTGAAGGCCAATTGACCCGCGAAGAAGTTGAACTTGGGAACATCAGCGGCCGGCGTAACGCCGCTGGCAAGCATCTGCTTCAATCCCTGGCGCTGCATCGCCTGGTCGTTCAAGCCAAGTCCGGCGGCAAGGCGGAAATTGCCCGCCGTGTATTTGTCGCCCGGCGTGGTCGCAGCAGCATCAGCCGCTGGCAGAGCTGCGGACATAGCAGCGAAATCCTTGGCGGTGTTTGCCTTCTGCACAGCTTGCGCAGCTTCGATGAAGCCCTTGCTCATTTCAAGCTTCGGGGCTTCAGGCGCCTTTTCCTTCTTCGCGGCCATGGCGGGTGCTGAAGTCATGGCTACGCCAGCGACGCCAAGCATCAAACTACAGGCCAATTTGGAAATAGAACGCATCAGACTACTCTCCTTAACGACAATGATATCTAAACCGCTTCTAACGGGGCTGAACCCCCACGCGCATTGCCATGTTCCGTATCCGATTAGGCATCCGCGCGTGAATAACCGTTGAACAAGCGATATATCGGCGCGGGTCGCATCTGTCATGACTGATAGCATCGATCTATGCTGTTTCGCATCTCTTCATCGCTTGCGAAGCTCATTTCGTCGATCACCTGGCAAATTCACTCAGCACATTAGCCTCGCGTACGTGTACGCGTACGCGCGAGGGGTGACATAGCCTGCGTGCTAGGCTAGGGTCGCGCAGACACAGAAATGTAACGCAACACCCGGAAAAGAGAATTGCTTTGACCGACGAGACCCTCCTCGCCGACCCTTCGGATATCAGCCCGATCAGCATCGTCGACGAGATGAAGACGAGCTATCTGGACTACGCCATGTCCGTGATAGTCAGCCGCGCGCTGCCGGACGTACGCGATGGCTTGAAGCCTGTTCACCGTCGCATTCTCTACGCCGCCCATGAAGCGGGCTATGTTGCCGGACGACCCTATCGCAAATGCAGCCGCATCGTCGGCGATGTCATGGGTAAATATCACCCGCATGGCGACAGCGCGATCTACATGGCCTTGGCGCGCCTTGCGCAGGATTGGTCGATGCGCGTCATGCTTATCGACGGTCAGGGCAATTTCGGGTCGATGGACCCCGATATGCCCGCGGCCATGCGCTACACCGAAGCGCGGCTTGCCAAAGTGTCGAACAGCCTGCTGGAAGATCTCGACAAGGATACCGTCGACTTCACGCCCAACTACGATGCCTCGGAGAGTGAACCGCAGGTTCTGCCCGCGCGCTTCCCGAATCTGCTGGTCAACGGCGCGGGCGGCATCGCGGTCGGTATGGCCACCAACATTCCGCCGCACAATCTGGGCGAAGTCATCAACGCCTGCCTTGCCTATATCGATAACGGCGGCATCACGATTGACGAGCTGATCGAGATCGTGCCCGGTCCTGACTTTCCGACTGGCGCGCTGATCCTCGGTCAGTCCGGCGCGCGGCGAGCCTATCATGAAGGTCGCGGTTCGATCATCATGCGATCTCGCCATGTGGTCGAGGAAGGGCGTAACGATCGCCAGTCGATCGTGCTGACCGAAATCCCGTATCAGACCGGCAAGAACAATCTTGTCGAAAAGATCGCGGAGGCCGCCAAGGACAAGCGGATCGAAGGCGTAAGCGACATCCGCGATGAATCCAGCCGCCTGGGCGTACGTATCGTCATAGAATTGAAGCGCGACGCGACGCCTGAAGTGGTGCTCAACCAGTTGTGGCGGCACACGCCTGCGCAGGCGAGTTTTCCGGCAAACATGCTGGCGATCCGTGGCGGCCGTCCGGAAACGCTGAACCTGCGCGACATCATCGAAGCGTTCGTGAAGTTCCGCGAAGAGGTTATAACTCGCCGTACCAAGTTCGAACTGAACAAGGCCCGTGAGCGGGCGCATCTGTTGCTCGGCCTTGTCGTCGCGGTCACGAATCTCGACGAAGTTGTCCGGATCATCCGTGCCTCGTCCAGCCCGGCCGAAGCGCGAGAGGCGTTGCTGACGCGCGAATGGCCTGCCGAGCAAGTCGCGCCGTACATCCGCTTGGTGGAAGCCATTGAGACCGAGATTTCCGGTGACGTGTACCGCCTGTCGGAGCTTCAGGTCCGCGCGATCCTTGATCTTCGTCTGCACCGCCTGACCGCATTAGGCCGGGACGAGATAGGCAACGAACTGGCGGGTCTGGCTGCCAACATCGCGGAATATCTCTCCATCCTCGAAGATCGCGTAAAGCTTTACGCAGTGATGCGTGATGAGCTCGTAGCGGTGCGCGATGAATTTGCGACGCCGCGCCGCTCGACGATCACTGCCGCTGCCGACGGCATTGACGACGAAGACCTGATTGAGCGCGAGGAGATGGTCGTCACCGTCACGCATCAGGGCTACATCAAGCGCACACCGCTTGAGACTTTCCGCGCGCAGGCGCGTGGCGGCAAGGGCCGCTCCGGCATGGCGACCAAGGATGAGGATGCTGTCACCAACCTGTTCGTGACCAGCACGCATACGCCAGTGTTGTTCTTCTCCACCCATGGCAAAGTGTACCGCATGAAGGTGTGGCGCCTGCCCGAGGGCGGGCCGGCAACACGCGGGCGACCGATGGTGAACCTGCTGCCGCTCGCCAATGGCGAGACGATCCGCACTGTCCTGCCGCTGCCAGAGGACGAAGATAGCTGGAAGGACTTGTCGGTCGTGTTCGCGACAGCGCATGGCAATGTCCGCCGCAACAGCATGGACGCCTTCGCCAATATCCCGAGCAACGGCAAGTTCGCGATGCGGTTCGACGAGGATGCGACCGATCGCCTGATCGGCGTAGCGCTGTTGTCCGAAACTGACGACGCCCTACTCGCCACACGTCAGGGCAAGGCTATCCGCTTTGCCTCGACCGATGTTCGGGAATTTCAGAGCCGGACCTCCACGGGCGTGCGTGGTATGACGCTGAAGGACGGCGACGAAGTGATCTCCCTCTCCATCCTGCATCGCTCCGGTGCGACGCAGGAAGAGCGCGAGGAATATCTGCGTTTCGCCCCCTGGAAGCCCGAAAAAGAAGGGGAAATGAGAGATCAGGACCGCTTCGCCATGATGCGGGAACATGAGCAGTTCATTCTTACCGTCTGCGCAAACGGCTATGGCAAATTGTCGTCGGCTTATGATTACCGCCGCACCAACCGGGGCGGGCAGGGTATCACCAACATCGACAATATCGGCCGCAATGGCCCTGTGGTCGCCAGCTTTGCCGTTGTGCATGACGATCATCTGATGCTGGTCACCGACCAGGCGAAGCTCATCCGCATGGGCCTTTCCACCATGCGCGTCATCGGTCGTAATTCAGCGGGCGTGCGCCTGTTCAATGTCGCAGAGAACGAGCATGTCGTCAGCGCCGCCCGCATCGAGGACAGCGACGAAGACGAGGTCGTCGTCACCGAGGCAAATGATTAACGGGCTCTTTTTTCCGATCTTCCTAAGCTGGACTTGATAAGCTCAGGAAGATCGGTCTGAGATTAGGCGGCGCGCACCAGAGTTACCTGAGCCACATCGATCCCGCCGCCACGAAATCCGCCCTCGCAGTACATCAGATAATAGCGCCACAGCTTTACAAAACGCGCATCAAAAGTCGCCGGAAGCTGCC encodes:
- a CDS encoding MarR family winged helix-turn-helix transcriptional regulator, translated to MATSLKLDNFVPYRLSYTSNLVSDVVAHSYDKLFGLKIPEWRMIAIVAESEGVTQQTISQRSRMDKVTVSRAAIALVSRDLVERVPNPADKRSHLLVLTDAGRALYADVAPRALALERSLFDSFDREELDRFVATLRRIDAAALALEAVNPHLPDTQQS
- a CDS encoding acyl-CoA dehydrogenase, whose amino-acid sequence is MSYVAPTAEQKFLLKHIVGIDALAQNARYSGADADTVEAIVEGIGEFAASEYAPLAKIGDTVGARWNDGVVTLPQGFRDAYQAFVANGWGTIDGPTEFGGQGLPFALTTVVMEDLGSANLGFSLINMLTMGAVEALDHHGSPEQQAKWLPKIITGEWPGTMNLTEPQAGSDVGALRTTATPVGDGTFKIKGQKIYITFGEHDLADNIVHLVLARTPGAAPGTKGISLFVVPKLRLDEQGNPSAFNDVRCVSIEHKLGIHASPTCVLSFGDNDDCIGELVGAEGAGMRAMFTMMNNARLNVGSQGVQASEAATQMALAYARERVQTPRADGSSGTSPVPIIEHPDVRRMLLRMIAQTQAARALIYYAAGQVDRARTGDAAAKARLDLVTPLAKAHGTDVGCEVASLGVQVHGGMGFIEETGAARHYRDVRITPIYEGTNGIQAADLVGRKLGGDSGAALRALIADIRGEARDAELLKLADEVEQIAEWMLTEASVNDRLAGSYPFLTMLSTLTCGWLMERQQRIAGEMLTNGEGDPDFLKGKQGASDFYFKCIVPEARGLYSAAKAGSALLYETAL
- the gyrA gene encoding DNA gyrase subunit A translates to MTDETLLADPSDISPISIVDEMKTSYLDYAMSVIVSRALPDVRDGLKPVHRRILYAAHEAGYVAGRPYRKCSRIVGDVMGKYHPHGDSAIYMALARLAQDWSMRVMLIDGQGNFGSMDPDMPAAMRYTEARLAKVSNSLLEDLDKDTVDFTPNYDASESEPQVLPARFPNLLVNGAGGIAVGMATNIPPHNLGEVINACLAYIDNGGITIDELIEIVPGPDFPTGALILGQSGARRAYHEGRGSIIMRSRHVVEEGRNDRQSIVLTEIPYQTGKNNLVEKIAEAAKDKRIEGVSDIRDESSRLGVRIVIELKRDATPEVVLNQLWRHTPAQASFPANMLAIRGGRPETLNLRDIIEAFVKFREEVITRRTKFELNKARERAHLLLGLVVAVTNLDEVVRIIRASSSPAEAREALLTREWPAEQVAPYIRLVEAIETEISGDVYRLSELQVRAILDLRLHRLTALGRDEIGNELAGLAANIAEYLSILEDRVKLYAVMRDELVAVRDEFATPRRSTITAAADGIDDEDLIEREEMVVTVTHQGYIKRTPLETFRAQARGGKGRSGMATKDEDAVTNLFVTSTHTPVLFFSTHGKVYRMKVWRLPEGGPATRGRPMVNLLPLANGETIRTVLPLPEDEDSWKDLSVVFATAHGNVRRNSMDAFANIPSNGKFAMRFDEDATDRLIGVALLSETDDALLATRQGKAIRFASTDVREFQSRTSTGVRGMTLKDGDEVISLSILHRSGATQEEREEYLRFAPWKPEKEGEMRDQDRFAMMREHEQFILTVCANGYGKLSSAYDYRRTNRGGQGITNIDNIGRNGPVVASFAVVHDDHLMLVTDQAKLIRMGLSTMRVIGRNSAGVRLFNVAENEHVVSAARIEDSDEDEVVVTEAND